The following proteins come from a genomic window of Gottfriedia acidiceleris:
- a CDS encoding ABC transporter ATP-binding protein, protein MKDLKKDYGGKSVLKGIDLTIQRGQIIGYIGPNGAGKSTTIKILLGLEGNYSGNVEIFAEEISDQNVEYKKKIGYVPEIAELYENLTAREYLTFVGELYGMDFNKADDKALKLMKVFGLEEVYLSRISSFSKGMRQKVLIISSLIHNPDLLFLDEPLSGLDANSVMVFKEILAILAANGKTIFYSSHIMDVVEKISNRIILINDGKIVADGSFKELKEQNEKGSLEQIFNQLTGFNEHQALAEEFVSIVKGG, encoded by the coding sequence TTGAAGGATTTAAAAAAGGACTATGGTGGAAAATCGGTTTTAAAAGGCATTGATTTAACTATTCAACGTGGACAAATTATTGGTTATATTGGACCAAATGGAGCAGGTAAAAGCACGACTATAAAAATTTTATTAGGACTAGAAGGAAATTACTCTGGGAATGTTGAGATTTTTGCGGAAGAAATTTCAGATCAGAATGTTGAATACAAGAAGAAAATTGGGTATGTTCCTGAAATTGCTGAACTGTACGAAAATCTTACAGCTAGAGAGTATTTAACATTCGTTGGAGAACTATATGGGATGGATTTTAATAAAGCTGATGATAAGGCTTTGAAGTTAATGAAGGTATTTGGTTTGGAGGAAGTTTATTTATCTCGAATTTCTTCTTTTTCAAAGGGGATGAGGCAAAAAGTCCTAATCATTTCAAGTTTAATACATAATCCTGATTTATTGTTTTTGGATGAGCCACTAAGTGGGCTTGATGCAAATAGTGTAATGGTTTTTAAAGAAATTCTAGCCATTTTAGCTGCAAATGGAAAAACGATTTTTTATTCATCACATATTATGGATGTAGTAGAGAAAATAAGTAATCGAATTATTTTGATCAATGATGGTAAAATCGTTGCAGATGGTAGTTTTAAAGAATTAAAGGAGCAAAATGAAAAAGGATCATTGGAACAGATTTTCAATCAGCTTACAGGGTTTAATGAACATCAAGCTTTAGCTGAGGAATTCGTATCAATTGTTAAAGGGGGATAA
- a CDS encoding NADH:flavin oxidoreductase/NADH oxidase yields the protein MSNLFKPFKYKGLELKNRVVMPPMCQYSVHLKDGIPTDWHFVHYTSRAIGGTGLIIIEMTNVEDRGRISDYCLGIWSDDHIPAFKRIIDECHKYGAKVAIQIAHAGRKAEDAPIPVSSSPNAFNEKSKTPHELTNIEVKEMVEKFKKGVERAVLAGVDTIELHGAHGYLIHQFASAYTNQRTDEYGQDKFLFGKEVIKAAKSVMPAEMPLIMRISALEYVEGGYGLDYSVEMAKAFRDAGVDIFHISSGGEGPIGSGGRPGSHPGYQVKLAEQIKKEVEIPVIAVGKLDDANLAESVLGNQEADLIAVGRGMLSNPYWANEASILLDGKPLTPKPYERAY from the coding sequence ATGTCTAATTTATTCAAACCATTCAAATACAAAGGATTAGAATTAAAAAATCGTGTTGTAATGCCACCTATGTGTCAATATTCAGTCCATTTAAAAGATGGGATACCAACAGATTGGCATTTCGTTCACTATACTAGTCGAGCAATCGGAGGTACGGGTTTAATCATTATTGAAATGACAAATGTTGAAGATCGTGGCCGCATTTCAGATTATTGCCTAGGAATTTGGAGTGATGACCATATACCGGCATTTAAGCGAATTATCGATGAATGCCATAAATATGGTGCAAAAGTTGCGATTCAAATTGCTCATGCAGGACGTAAAGCTGAAGATGCTCCAATTCCAGTGTCCTCCTCACCGAACGCTTTTAACGAGAAATCAAAAACTCCACATGAGTTAACAAACATAGAAGTTAAAGAAATGGTTGAAAAGTTCAAAAAAGGTGTAGAGCGCGCGGTTCTTGCTGGTGTAGATACGATTGAGCTTCATGGTGCACATGGCTATCTTATTCACCAATTTGCATCTGCTTATACGAATCAAAGAACAGATGAATATGGACAAGATAAATTTTTATTTGGAAAAGAAGTTATTAAAGCAGCTAAAAGTGTAATGCCAGCTGAAATGCCACTTATCATGCGAATTTCTGCATTAGAATACGTAGAGGGAGGCTATGGACTAGATTATTCTGTGGAAATGGCTAAAGCATTCCGTGATGCAGGTGTCGATATCTTCCACATTTCATCCGGTGGTGAAGGTCCAATCGGTTCAGGAGGTAGACCTGGATCTCATCCTGGATATCAAGTCAAATTGGCTGAACAAATAAAGAAAGAAGTAGAAATCCCTGTCATTGCAGTAGGGAAATTAGATGATGCTAATCTTGCAGAATCTGTACTTGGCAATCAAGAAGCTGATTTAATCGCTGTTGGTCGTGGGATGCTAAGCAATCCTTATTGGGCGAATGAAGCTTCTATCCTTCTTGATGGGAAACCTTTGACTCCAAAACCGTATGAGAGAGCATATTAA